Proteins encoded by one window of Halobaculum halobium:
- the pspAB gene encoding PspA-associated protein PspAB, with protein MGILDTLRSVLGSRAETDAVSDADPEDLFGMSTAYVTMEADLGFRSVGEAALCFSSVDSTDFAEAVDAVEAILDAGEEETGTDFRRHEDDHGYHWVVLADDDPEDLVTSVHFAADEFVERGYGSRLLAAVFGFADERDSDRHAYWIYSFRRGAYYPFAPTGTSSRDNKIEFKLESVLDGELGVESDKDYWYPLWPDSPNGHPWG; from the coding sequence ATGGGCATTCTCGACACGCTCAGATCGGTGCTCGGCTCCCGCGCGGAGACCGACGCCGTCAGCGACGCCGACCCCGAGGACCTGTTCGGCATGAGCACCGCCTACGTCACGATGGAGGCGGATCTCGGCTTCCGCTCGGTCGGCGAGGCGGCGCTGTGCTTCTCGTCGGTCGACTCCACCGACTTCGCCGAGGCCGTCGACGCCGTGGAGGCGATCCTCGACGCCGGCGAGGAGGAGACCGGCACCGACTTCCGCCGCCACGAGGACGACCACGGGTACCACTGGGTCGTCCTCGCAGACGACGACCCCGAGGACCTCGTCACCTCCGTTCACTTCGCCGCCGACGAGTTCGTCGAGCGAGGCTACGGCTCACGGCTGCTCGCGGCGGTGTTCGGCTTCGCCGACGAGCGTGACTCCGACCGCCACGCCTACTGGATCTACTCGTTCCGCCGCGGCGCCTACTACCCGTTCGCACCCACCGGCACCAGCAGTCGCGACAACAAGATCGAATTTAAACTGGAGTCGGTGTTGGACGGCGAGCTCGGCGTCGAATCCGACAAGGACTACTGGTACCCCCTGTGGCCGGACAGCCCGAACGGGCACCCCTGGGGGTAG
- a CDS encoding LURP-one-related/scramblase family protein, with translation MSDPRYDIAGIDLADDSYTVVQSLVRNKYRAEDAAGNVVLRGKQKLFKLKEEFPFVDADGTEVFSVKATGMLDVAGNYVLRDSQTGDDVVILDNDYSVLQDTWTIRDAETEAVIARIDSRGALTTVARNVLPFGHWIPHRYEITDANGAHVGAISGRFSLQDTYDITIDDATGVPKEPVVAAAMVIDAIQDN, from the coding sequence GTGAGCGATCCTCGCTACGACATCGCCGGAATCGACCTCGCGGACGACTCCTACACCGTCGTCCAGAGCCTCGTCCGGAACAAGTACCGGGCCGAGGACGCCGCCGGCAACGTCGTCCTCCGAGGCAAACAAAAGCTGTTCAAGCTGAAAGAGGAGTTCCCGTTCGTCGACGCCGACGGAACCGAGGTGTTCTCCGTGAAGGCGACGGGGATGCTCGACGTCGCCGGAAACTACGTCCTGCGCGACTCGCAAACCGGTGATGACGTCGTGATCCTCGACAACGACTACTCCGTCCTGCAGGACACGTGGACGATCCGCGACGCCGAGACGGAGGCGGTGATCGCGCGGATCGACTCCCGAGGCGCGCTGACGACGGTCGCACGGAACGTCCTGCCGTTCGGTCACTGGATCCCCCACAGGTACGAGATCACCGACGCGAACGGCGCGCACGTCGGCGCCATCTCCGGCCGGTTCTCGCTGCAGGACACCTACGACATCACCATCGACGACGCGACCGGCGTGCCGAAAGAGCCCGTCGTCGCCGCCGCGATGGTGATCGACGCGATTCAGGACAACTGA
- the htpX gene encoding zinc metalloprotease HtpX produces MEWKTDWGLRGRMVLTGFLLFALYIVFIAVLSRFVGLFAIVAIMGLFSLGQFFFSDKLALYSMGAKEVSEQEYPELHRKITRLSQQADLPKPKVAVADSRVPNAFATGRSQKSSAVCVTTGLLRTLDDEELEGVLAHELAHVKNRDVMVMTIASFLSTLAFIVVRWGWLFGGGGDRGGGNQAPVLVAIVVSLVVWVISFLLIRLLSRYREFAADRGGAAITGKPGALASALVTIDSGMDRVPKEDLRDTAEMNAFFVIPIKSGFVGKLFSTHPSTEKRVERLQELERQFETA; encoded by the coding sequence ATGGAATGGAAGACAGACTGGGGCCTTCGGGGCCGGATGGTCCTGACCGGGTTCCTGCTGTTCGCCCTCTACATCGTGTTCATCGCGGTGTTGTCCCGCTTCGTCGGGCTGTTCGCGATAGTCGCCATCATGGGGCTGTTCTCGCTCGGGCAGTTCTTCTTCAGCGACAAGCTCGCGCTGTACTCGATGGGCGCGAAGGAGGTGTCCGAACAGGAGTACCCGGAGCTCCATCGAAAGATCACGCGCCTCTCACAGCAGGCGGATCTCCCGAAGCCGAAGGTGGCCGTCGCCGACTCGCGGGTGCCGAACGCGTTCGCGACCGGGCGGTCACAGAAGAGCTCCGCCGTCTGCGTGACCACCGGGCTACTGCGCACGCTGGACGACGAGGAGCTTGAGGGCGTGCTCGCCCACGAGCTGGCGCACGTCAAGAACCGCGACGTGATGGTGATGACCATCGCGTCGTTCCTCTCGACGCTGGCGTTCATCGTGGTGCGCTGGGGCTGGCTGTTCGGCGGCGGCGGCGACCGCGGCGGCGGCAACCAAGCGCCGGTGCTCGTCGCGATCGTCGTCTCGCTCGTCGTGTGGGTGATCTCGTTCCTGCTCATCCGACTGCTGTCGCGGTACCGCGAGTTCGCAGCCGACCGCGGAGGGGCGGCCATCACGGGCAAACCGGGGGCGCTCGCGTCCGCGCTCGTCACTATCGACAGCGGGATGGACCGCGTCCCGAAGGAGGATCTGCGCGACACCGCAGAGATGAACGCCTTCTTCGTCATCCCGATCAAGTCCGGGTTCGTCGGGAAGCTGTTCTCGACGCACCCGAGCACCGAGAAGCGCGTCGAGCGGCTTCAGGAATTGGAGCGGCAGTTCGAGACGGCCTGA
- a CDS encoding inorganic phosphate transporter yields the protein MVEALLIIGVIVAVFVGFNIGGSSTGVSFGPAVGSGTLSKTTAAALMSVFALAGGWTVGRNVIDTMGGEIVPSSAFTLAASVGVLFFVGVALLISNTFGVPASTSMTAVGAIAGLGAATGTLNADVMLRIVGWWLVAPVVAFWICAVVGRYFYPYLDAAFAIDRSAGGVVEFDGARPRIAPGATGREVAGTVAVLLIACYMAFSAGASNVANAVAPLVGNGSVTASQGVLLAGAAIALGAFTIARRTLDTVGNDLTDLPLLAALIVEVVAASLITFLSAIGIPASLAVSATMSIVGLGWGRATRTTTLGGAVSDAVGGALGGDEADDQRQRPEVSVNALAAERSGAADGVPPMGEEHGDELLAEDLFDAGTTGRVVSFWIFTPTISFVCSYALFALAPV from the coding sequence GTGGTCGAGGCGCTCTTGATAATCGGTGTGATCGTCGCGGTGTTCGTCGGCTTCAACATCGGCGGATCCTCGACGGGCGTCTCGTTCGGCCCGGCGGTCGGCAGCGGCACCCTCTCGAAGACGACGGCGGCGGCGCTCATGTCGGTGTTTGCGCTCGCGGGCGGATGGACGGTCGGCCGCAACGTCATCGACACGATGGGCGGGGAGATCGTCCCGTCGTCGGCGTTCACCCTGGCCGCGAGCGTCGGGGTGCTCTTCTTCGTGGGAGTGGCGCTGCTGATATCCAACACGTTCGGGGTCCCGGCCTCGACGTCGATGACCGCCGTCGGCGCCATCGCGGGCCTCGGTGCGGCGACGGGGACGCTCAACGCGGACGTGATGTTGCGGATCGTCGGCTGGTGGCTCGTCGCGCCCGTCGTCGCGTTCTGGATCTGCGCGGTCGTGGGCCGGTACTTCTACCCGTATCTCGACGCCGCCTTCGCGATCGACCGATCAGCCGGCGGCGTCGTCGAGTTCGACGGCGCACGGCCCCGGATCGCGCCCGGGGCGACCGGTCGAGAAGTCGCCGGTACGGTCGCCGTGCTCCTCATCGCCTGTTACATGGCGTTCTCGGCGGGCGCCTCCAACGTCGCCAACGCGGTCGCGCCGCTGGTGGGCAACGGCTCGGTGACGGCGAGCCAGGGCGTGCTGCTGGCGGGCGCGGCGATCGCCCTCGGCGCGTTCACCATCGCCCGCCGGACGCTCGACACGGTCGGCAACGACCTCACCGACCTCCCGCTGCTGGCGGCGCTCATCGTCGAGGTCGTCGCGGCGAGCCTCATCACGTTCCTCTCGGCGATCGGGATCCCCGCCTCGCTGGCGGTCTCTGCGACGATGTCGATCGTCGGCCTCGGCTGGGGGCGAGCGACTCGGACGACGACGCTCGGCGGCGCGGTCAGCGACGCGGTCGGCGGTGCACTCGGGGGCGATGAGGCGGACGACCAGCGCCAGCGCCCGGAGGTGTCGGTGAACGCACTCGCGGCCGAGCGCTCCGGCGCCGCCGACGGCGTTCCGCCGATGGGCGAGGAACACGGCGACGAACTGCTCGCCGAAGACCTGTTCGACGCCGGAACTACTGGTCGAGTCGTCTCGTTTTGGATCTTCACGCCCACGATCTCGTTCGTCTGCTCGTACGCGCTGTTCGCGCTCGCCCCGGTGTGA
- the fer gene encoding ferredoxin Fer — MPTVEYLNYEVLDDNGWDMDDDDLFEQAADAGLDAEDYGSLDVNEGEYILEAAEAQGYDWPFSCRAGACANCAAILKEGEIEMDMQQILSDEEVEDKNVRLTCIGSPQADDIKIVYNAKHLDYLQNRVI; from the coding sequence ATGCCCACGGTCGAATACCTCAACTACGAAGTGCTGGACGACAACGGCTGGGACATGGACGACGACGACCTCTTCGAACAGGCCGCCGACGCTGGCCTGGACGCCGAGGACTACGGGTCCCTCGACGTGAACGAGGGCGAGTACATCCTCGAGGCCGCCGAGGCCCAGGGCTACGACTGGCCCTTCTCGTGCCGCGCCGGCGCCTGCGCGAACTGCGCGGCGATTCTGAAGGAGGGCGAGATCGAGATGGACATGCAGCAGATCCTCTCCGACGAGGAGGTCGAGGACAAGAACGTCCGTCTGACCTGCATCGGTTCGCCGCAGGCCGACGACATCAAGATCGTCTACAACGCGAAGCACCTCGACTACCTCCAGAACCGCGTCATCTGA
- a CDS encoding prepilin peptidase: MDVLGVASAADLIRLLVLPGFAWAAYRDIRTRRVASALWLPLLALGALALVVEAAGAYPFDGYAGRLFLVRVGFSLLFLVPFSVLAYRMAAFGGADAKALVVLAVAFPTTPAYVVPLWILPDVTWLHTVGFPAHPSALGVTAMSALTNAVLFGAGYVALLFVSNVAAGRLSSAMFVGRWTAVEDLPDVHGQLIRVDGLRPQRGLDLDALRMYLRWRGTTLAALREAPEAHRDPASVGETHPPTDGAVHDGPRTDGGVDDGGFEFPESAATTDAAADPGSAAGDVDDPWAAERFLDEIDGTAYGTAPDTLREGLDRVAAEDALWVSPGLPFLVPLFGGLVLALTYGDVLTVALGALGLV, encoded by the coding sequence ATGGACGTGCTCGGCGTCGCCTCCGCGGCCGACCTCATCCGGCTTCTCGTACTCCCGGGGTTCGCGTGGGCGGCCTACCGCGACATCCGAACCCGGCGGGTCGCGAGTGCGCTGTGGCTCCCGCTGCTCGCGCTCGGCGCGCTCGCGCTCGTCGTGGAGGCGGCCGGCGCGTACCCGTTCGACGGCTACGCCGGCCGGCTGTTTCTCGTCCGGGTCGGCTTCTCGCTCCTCTTTCTCGTTCCCTTCTCGGTGCTCGCCTACCGGATGGCCGCCTTCGGCGGCGCCGACGCGAAGGCGCTCGTCGTGCTCGCGGTCGCGTTCCCGACCACCCCCGCGTACGTCGTGCCCCTGTGGATCCTGCCGGACGTGACGTGGCTTCACACCGTCGGCTTCCCCGCACACCCCTCGGCGCTCGGGGTCACGGCGATGTCGGCGCTGACGAACGCGGTGCTGTTCGGCGCCGGCTACGTCGCCCTGCTGTTCGTCTCGAACGTCGCCGCCGGCCGGCTATCGTCGGCGATGTTCGTCGGCCGCTGGACCGCGGTCGAGGACCTCCCGGACGTGCACGGCCAGCTCATCCGCGTCGACGGGCTTCGCCCGCAGCGCGGCCTCGACCTCGACGCGCTCCGGATGTACCTCCGGTGGCGCGGCACCACGCTCGCGGCCCTCCGCGAGGCCCCCGAGGCACACCGGGACCCGGCGTCCGTCGGCGAGACGCACCCGCCGACCGACGGCGCGGTCCACGACGGGCCGCGGACGGACGGGGGCGTCGACGACGGCGGGTTCGAGTTCCCCGAGTCGGCCGCGACGACTGATGCCGCCGCCGATCCGGGCTCCGCCGCCGGCGACGTCGACGACCCGTGGGCCGCCGAGCGGTTCCTCGACGAGATCGACGGAACGGCCTACGGCACGGCGCCGGACACGCTCCGCGAGGGATTGGACCGCGTCGCCGCCGAGGACGCGCTGTGGGTCTCTCCCGGGCTCCCGTTCCTCGTGCCGCTGTTCGGGGGGCTCGTGCTCGCGTTGACGTACGGCGACGTGCTGACGGTCGCGCTCGGGGCGCTCGGGCTGGTCTGA
- the hisI gene encoding phosphoribosyl-AMP cyclohydrolase gives MSDPTPDAEPADRLAVDFGDDGLVPAVAQDADSGEVLMLAYVNQEALARTRETGRAHYYSRSRDELWEKGATSGHTQDVREVRVDCDADTLLYLVDQAGGACHTGHRSCFHRTLEGDHVGERVFEPDAVYE, from the coding sequence ATGAGTGATCCCACGCCCGACGCCGAGCCCGCCGACCGGCTCGCTGTGGACTTCGGCGACGACGGTCTCGTCCCCGCCGTCGCACAGGACGCCGACTCCGGCGAGGTGTTGATGCTCGCGTACGTAAACCAGGAGGCGCTCGCCCGCACGCGCGAGACCGGCCGTGCCCACTACTACTCGCGCTCCCGCGACGAACTGTGGGAGAAGGGCGCGACGAGCGGGCACACGCAGGACGTCCGCGAGGTCCGCGTCGACTGTGACGCCGATACCCTCCTGTATCTCGTCGATCAGGCCGGCGGCGCGTGCCACACCGGGCACCGCTCGTGTTTCCACCGCACGCTCGAGGGCGACCACGTCGGCGAGCGCGTGTTCGAACCCGACGCGGTGTACGAGTAA